One window of the Niallia circulans genome contains the following:
- a CDS encoding YitT family protein — protein MKKYGKDILVIIFGAFLFALAVNLFVIPNDLGEGGVTGLAIIAYYLFQWSPGIVNFALNTILLIIGYKFLNKQMIIYTIIAVFFNSLFLHLTETWSIHSDELFVNVIFGGVFAGVGIGLIIRVGGTTAGSTILARLTNKYLGWSISYGLLFFDLLVVFASFFLIKAEGVMLTIIMLYVGTKVMEFVIEGVNPKKAVTIISNHPAEIADQVNEQLNRGVTVLSGHGYYTKENKEILYIIINKQEVVKLKKIVKQTDEDAFITIHDVRDVFGEGFIHLSKA, from the coding sequence ATGAAAAAATACGGAAAGGATATCCTAGTGATTATTTTTGGAGCCTTCCTTTTTGCATTAGCTGTCAATTTATTTGTTATTCCTAATGATTTGGGAGAAGGAGGAGTAACCGGGTTAGCCATTATAGCTTATTACTTATTTCAATGGTCTCCAGGTATCGTCAACTTTGCTTTAAACACCATTCTGCTTATAATCGGTTATAAATTCTTAAATAAACAAATGATTATTTATACCATTATTGCTGTTTTTTTCAACTCTTTATTTTTGCATCTAACAGAGACATGGTCGATCCATTCTGACGAATTATTTGTTAATGTTATTTTCGGCGGTGTATTTGCCGGAGTTGGAATTGGATTAATTATAAGAGTAGGCGGGACAACAGCTGGCTCGACTATTCTAGCAAGACTAACCAATAAATATCTCGGCTGGAGTATTAGTTATGGCTTACTGTTTTTTGATCTCCTTGTTGTTTTCGCCTCCTTCTTCCTAATAAAGGCAGAAGGTGTGATGCTGACAATTATTATGCTCTATGTGGGAACAAAGGTGATGGAATTTGTGATAGAAGGAGTTAATCCGAAGAAGGCAGTCACGATTATTTCCAATCATCCTGCTGAAATTGCGGATCAAGTAAACGAACAATTAAACCGTGGCGTTACTGTACTATCAGGTCATGGCTACTATACAAAAGAGAACAAGGAAATACTCTATATTATTATTAATAAACAAGAAGTTGTAAAACTAAAGAAAATAGTAAAACAAACAGATGAGGATGCTTTTATTACCATTCATGATGTAAGAGACGTCTTTGGCGAAGGGTTTATTCACCTTTCTAAAGCATAA
- the addA gene encoding helicase-exonuclease AddAB subunit AddA has product MKEINIPDKPADVTWTDDQWKAIMSSGQDILVAAAAGSGKTAVLVERMIRKIVSDQPINVDELLVVTFTNASAAEMKHRIGEVLEKEINANPASQHLKRQLVLLNKAHISTIHSFCLEVIRKYYYLIDLDPGFRIADETEGQLLRDECLEDLFEEEYGKENNLAFFDLVDAFTNDRSDDALQRMIQEIYDFSRSNPFPSAYLQSLIEMYDRKEDADITELPFMKHLIDDVELQLEGVRKLLEYGYELTKLPGGPAPRASNFLDDLELVSILEKAKAHSWETLYEAMQSLKFSRAKPCKGDEYDPALVEEGQRIRDRAKKILQEMQSDLFTRKPQNFLKDMAAMKPHVETLVYLVEAFGQRFQQIKMDKGLVDFADLEHFCLAILSQPEENNTELIPSEAAWFYRNQFKEVLIDEYQDVNLVQESILKLVTKDSESEGNLFMVGDVKQSIYRFRLAEPNLFLAKYLRFQEREDAGYKIDLAKNFRSRKEVLEGTNFLFKQIMGVKVGEIEYDESAELKLGASYPEETPYPIEVALVNQRDSSEDMEMDGESTGLDAAELEQSQLEARVIAEKVKELFETNQEVYDAKQKAYRPIRYKDMVILLRSMTWAPQIMEELKQYNIPTYANLTTGYFESTEVDIMMSLLKIIDNPYQDIPLASVLRSPIVGLTEEELSKLRIAKKQGAFYEAIQAFIQSNNQKEEALYAKIRPFFDKFADWRSEARRGALSELIWRLYRETYFYDFVGGLPAGNQRQANLRALYDRARQYEETSFRGLFRFLRFVERMRDRGNDLGAARALTEQEDVIRIMTIHSSKGLEFPFVFMAGLGRNFNTMDLRKNFLLDKDLGFATKYIDAKKRISYPSLPQIAFAKKKKMELLAEEMRVLYVALTRAKEKLILIGTVKDIEKAKQKWSQIAGHSNWLLNEFDRAQAKSYLDWIGPALVRHRDNKWIHLESWSEKEEISFHPSNWEVKILQKEELLNRSVEEENKENEWLEKVSEGKRMDRSSVYKDDIKETFGWSYFSKESTSHRSKQSVSELKRQGELRDAQSGTDLAKKWKQTVWNRPKFMQEKKLSPAEIGTAMHMVMQHVDVKAIVTEASLTQLLEDMVKKELLSSEQAEVIDIASILSFFQSPLGKRMQQAPKLVREIPFNIAYPASRVYADWQGEEEPVLVQGIIDVFFEDDLGTVLLDYKTDTISGRYKSGYEEAKPILESRYKVQIELYTEALEKILKRKIEEKYLFFFDGAHVLKL; this is encoded by the coding sequence GTGAAAGAGATTAATATACCGGACAAGCCAGCAGATGTTACCTGGACAGATGATCAGTGGAAAGCGATTATGTCTAGTGGACAGGATATCTTAGTCGCAGCGGCAGCTGGCTCAGGTAAAACAGCCGTATTAGTTGAAAGAATGATTCGAAAAATCGTTTCCGATCAGCCAATCAATGTGGATGAATTGCTCGTTGTTACGTTTACGAACGCATCAGCAGCAGAAATGAAGCACCGGATCGGCGAAGTGCTGGAAAAAGAAATCAATGCAAATCCAGCCTCCCAGCATTTAAAAAGACAGCTGGTACTTTTAAATAAAGCCCATATCTCCACCATACATTCTTTCTGTTTAGAAGTTATTCGAAAATATTATTATCTAATTGATTTGGATCCAGGCTTTAGAATTGCTGATGAAACAGAAGGACAATTATTAAGAGATGAATGCTTAGAAGATCTTTTTGAAGAGGAATACGGGAAGGAAAATAATCTCGCCTTTTTTGATCTAGTAGATGCTTTTACAAATGACCGCAGTGATGATGCTTTGCAGCGAATGATTCAAGAAATATATGATTTTTCCCGCTCTAATCCATTTCCGTCTGCTTATTTACAGTCTTTAATCGAGATGTATGATAGGAAAGAAGATGCAGATATTACTGAATTGCCATTTATGAAGCATTTAATTGATGATGTGGAGCTGCAGCTAGAAGGTGTGAGGAAGCTGCTTGAGTATGGCTACGAATTGACAAAGCTTCCAGGAGGTCCCGCCCCGAGAGCGAGCAACTTCTTGGACGATTTAGAATTAGTCTCTATTTTAGAAAAGGCAAAGGCACATTCCTGGGAAACTTTATATGAGGCCATGCAGTCATTGAAATTTTCACGGGCAAAACCTTGCAAAGGAGACGAATATGATCCAGCGCTAGTGGAAGAGGGACAAAGAATCAGAGATCGCGCAAAAAAAATATTGCAAGAAATGCAAAGCGATCTTTTTACAAGAAAACCACAGAACTTCTTAAAGGATATGGCGGCGATGAAGCCACATGTAGAGACACTTGTTTATTTAGTGGAGGCCTTTGGGCAAAGATTCCAACAAATAAAAATGGATAAAGGGTTAGTGGACTTTGCTGATTTAGAGCACTTTTGTCTAGCTATCTTAAGTCAGCCAGAAGAAAACAATACGGAGCTTATTCCATCAGAAGCAGCATGGTTTTATCGAAATCAGTTTAAAGAAGTGCTTATCGATGAGTATCAGGATGTAAACTTAGTGCAGGAATCTATTTTAAAGCTAGTAACAAAGGATAGTGAGTCGGAAGGAAATCTATTTATGGTTGGCGATGTAAAACAAAGTATTTATCGCTTCCGATTAGCAGAGCCTAATCTATTCTTAGCGAAATATCTTCGGTTTCAAGAACGGGAAGATGCTGGTTATAAAATCGATTTAGCGAAAAATTTTCGCAGTAGAAAAGAAGTATTAGAAGGAACTAACTTTCTCTTCAAACAAATTATGGGTGTAAAAGTAGGCGAAATCGAATACGATGAAAGTGCAGAATTAAAGCTAGGTGCAAGTTATCCAGAAGAAACTCCTTATCCGATTGAAGTTGCATTAGTAAATCAGCGTGATTCAAGCGAAGACATGGAGATGGACGGAGAATCAACGGGACTTGATGCAGCAGAACTGGAACAATCCCAATTAGAAGCAAGAGTAATTGCTGAAAAGGTAAAAGAATTATTTGAAACAAACCAAGAGGTATATGACGCAAAACAAAAAGCATATCGACCAATTCGTTATAAGGATATGGTCATCTTATTGCGATCCATGACATGGGCTCCGCAAATAATGGAAGAATTAAAGCAGTATAATATCCCGACCTATGCGAATTTAACAACTGGCTATTTTGAATCCACAGAAGTGGATATCATGATGTCTTTACTAAAGATTATCGATAATCCATATCAAGATATTCCGCTTGCTTCGGTTCTTCGCTCTCCCATCGTGGGATTAACCGAAGAGGAATTAAGTAAGCTGCGGATTGCCAAGAAACAAGGAGCTTTTTATGAAGCTATCCAAGCTTTTATTCAATCCAATAATCAGAAAGAAGAAGCTTTGTATGCAAAAATAAGACCATTCTTTGATAAATTTGCAGATTGGCGCTCTGAGGCAAGAAGAGGGGCGTTATCTGAACTAATTTGGAGGCTTTATCGAGAAACATATTTTTATGATTTTGTGGGGGGATTACCAGCAGGAAATCAGCGTCAGGCGAATTTGCGTGCACTTTATGACAGGGCTCGGCAATATGAAGAAACATCGTTTCGCGGGTTATTTCGCTTCCTGCGATTTGTAGAGAGAATGAGGGATCGCGGCAATGATTTAGGTGCTGCAAGAGCTTTAACCGAACAAGAAGATGTTATTCGAATTATGACAATTCACAGCAGTAAAGGTTTAGAGTTCCCATTTGTATTTATGGCAGGGTTGGGCCGGAATTTCAATACAATGGATTTAAGAAAGAACTTTTTATTGGATAAGGATTTAGGTTTTGCTACGAAATATATTGATGCCAAAAAGCGAATATCTTATCCGTCTCTCCCGCAAATTGCATTTGCTAAAAAGAAAAAAATGGAGTTGCTGGCAGAGGAGATGCGCGTCTTATATGTTGCATTAACTAGAGCAAAGGAAAAGCTGATTTTAATAGGTACGGTGAAGGATATCGAAAAGGCAAAGCAGAAATGGTCCCAAATCGCAGGGCATTCAAACTGGCTTTTAAATGAATTTGATCGTGCTCAAGCGAAGTCATACTTAGATTGGATCGGTCCTGCATTAGTAAGACATCGTGACAACAAATGGATTCATTTAGAAAGTTGGAGTGAGAAAGAGGAAATTTCTTTCCATCCATCTAATTGGGAAGTGAAAATTCTTCAAAAAGAGGAGCTTCTAAACCGATCGGTGGAGGAAGAAAATAAAGAAAACGAATGGCTAGAAAAAGTATCGGAAGGAAAGCGAATGGATCGTTCCTCTGTATATAAAGATGACATTAAGGAAACTTTCGGATGGTCCTATTTTTCCAAGGAAAGCACCTCTCATCGCTCTAAGCAGTCTGTATCCGAATTGAAGCGTCAAGGAGAACTGCGGGATGCTCAAAGTGGGACAGATCTTGCTAAGAAATGGAAGCAAACGGTCTGGAATCGACCGAAGTTTATGCAGGAAAAAAAATTAAGCCCCGCAGAAATCGGAACTGCTATGCATATGGTTATGCAGCATGTAGATGTAAAAGCGATAGTTACAGAAGCTAGTCTGACGCAATTATTAGAAGATATGGTCAAAAAAGAACTATTATCGTCTGAGCAGGCAGAAGTTATTGATATTGCTTCTATTTTATCCTTTTTCCAATCACCTTTAGGAAAAAGAATGCAGCAGGCACCAAAGCTTGTAAGAGAAATTCCTTTTAATATTGCTTATCCAGCAAGCCGAGTATATGCAGACTGGCAGGGAGAAGAAGAGCCAGTTCTCGTTCAAGGAATTATTGATGTATTCTTTGAAGATGACTTAGGTACTGTATTGCTTGATTATAAAACAGACACAATATCTGGTCGTTATAAGAGTGGATATGAAGAAGCAAAACCAATATTAGAATCACGCTATAAAGTGCAAATAGAGCTTTATACAGAAGCATTGGAAAAAATCTTAAAGCGAAAAATAGAAGAGAAATACTTATTCTTTTTTGATGGTGCACATGTGTTGAAGTTGTAA
- a CDS encoding response regulator transcription factor has protein sequence MLTTREIEILKKIGQGKTNKEISRELLLSVGTIKNHITQILAKLELRDRTQLAIYAVRNDYI, from the coding sequence GTGTTAACAACACGGGAAATTGAAATCCTCAAAAAAATAGGCCAAGGGAAAACAAATAAAGAAATTTCCCGTGAGTTATTATTATCTGTTGGAACGATTAAAAATCACATCACTCAAATTCTAGCAAAATTAGAATTAAGAGATCGAACGCAATTGGCTATATATGCGGTGCGGAATGATTATATTTGA
- a CDS encoding spore germination protein, which yields MPAIVGVAQVISVGGSSIFNIGDVYKMMPISSAKTFSGSGSFNTGDGLNVTNYRSSTNTYDNDGIDQPIAANA from the coding sequence ATGCCAGCTATTGTTGGAGTAGCTCAAGTTATATCAGTTGGAGGTAGCTCTATTTTTAATATTGGTGATGTATACAAAATGATGCCTATCTCTAGCGCGAAAACTTTTTCTGGATCTGGCTCTTTTAATACGGGTGATGGATTAAATGTTACTAACTATCGTAGTTCTACTAATACGTATGATAATGATGGCATAGATCAGCCAATTGCAGCAAATGCGTAG
- the gerPC gene encoding spore germination protein GerPC, whose translation MSYDFYEYSEKMRHYLQQLEKRIIDLEKQVAALTNDLTAIKEKPTVHIERIDYSFDQLKVETLEGTLNIGLNPEDLSNIEELAINPSSPISQSHAPFYPPIDPKQMMNRSMDIEEEMNQFIQLELPDIIRKKQLELNMSEEESYVTFIQDDISKQLPTRIQYYLQQGANRKQNGSILTNEAIIKALKEEMENGVHLFLSNIPDNMKGSGKE comes from the coding sequence TTGTCATATGATTTTTATGAATACAGCGAAAAAATGCGTCATTATTTACAGCAGCTTGAAAAGAGAATAATCGATTTAGAGAAACAAGTGGCTGCCTTAACCAACGATCTTACAGCGATAAAAGAAAAACCAACCGTTCATATTGAACGAATAGATTATAGCTTCGACCAATTAAAAGTAGAGACGTTAGAAGGAACGTTAAATATTGGACTTAACCCTGAGGATTTAAGCAACATCGAAGAGCTGGCTATTAATCCAAGTTCACCAATTAGTCAATCACATGCCCCTTTCTATCCGCCAATTGATCCAAAGCAAATGATGAATCGATCTATGGATATAGAAGAGGAAATGAATCAATTTATTCAATTAGAACTACCAGATATCATTCGAAAGAAACAATTAGAGTTGAATATGTCTGAAGAAGAATCATATGTCACCTTTATTCAAGATGATATTTCTAAACAATTGCCCACTAGAATTCAATATTACTTACAACAAGGTGCTAACCGTAAACAAAATGGAAGTATTTTAACAAATGAAGCGATTATCAAAGCGTTAAAGGAAGAAATGGAAAATGGCGTGCATTTATTTTTAAGCAATATACCGGATAATATGAAGGGAAGTGGAAAAGAATGA
- a CDS encoding spore germination protein GerPE, with protein sequence MMFQRTSVVDSINISTVSFSSIVELGDATYHQALSRAIAVQRQKELFYGSESDYKDYDVFKEPIPLIPIMENVECHFENLKPIIKVHHINITGISSASLLQIGNCRHIYTEARIKHIRQFEQDMATEAGNNLIPLNEPGQLDMSASESSVSVTGTALSGSPISDVETSAPE encoded by the coding sequence ATGATGTTTCAACGTACTTCTGTTGTCGATTCGATTAATATTAGTACTGTGTCCTTTTCTTCCATTGTGGAGCTTGGTGACGCCACTTACCATCAAGCCCTTTCACGTGCTATAGCTGTTCAAAGACAAAAGGAACTCTTTTATGGATCGGAAAGTGATTATAAAGACTATGATGTTTTTAAGGAGCCTATCCCGTTAATTCCGATTATGGAAAATGTAGAATGTCATTTTGAAAATCTTAAACCGATTATTAAAGTTCATCATATAAATATTACAGGAATATCTTCTGCTTCCTTGCTTCAAATAGGGAATTGCCGTCATATATATACCGAAGCAAGAATTAAACACATTCGTCAATTCGAGCAAGATATGGCGACAGAAGCTGGAAATAACTTAATTCCATTAAATGAACCTGGCCAATTAGATATGTCAGCAAGTGAAAGTTCTGTCTCTGTTACTGGCACGGCTCTCTCTGGTTCGCCTATTTCAGACGTGGAAACATCAGCACCGGAATAA
- a CDS encoding spore germination protein, with protein sequence MPAIVGPVQIVNVGEGIVQFGDSLFISPKGNSKATLGSGTSNTGAFIITNNGLNASNYIDTSLLDQPVVANN encoded by the coding sequence ATGCCTGCAATTGTAGGACCAGTACAAATTGTTAACGTAGGGGAAGGAATTGTACAATTTGGGGATTCATTATTTATTTCTCCAAAAGGAAATTCAAAGGCAACCTTAGGCTCTGGTACCTCCAATACGGGAGCATTTATTATAACAAATAATGGATTAAACGCTAGTAACTATATAGATACAAGTTTACTTGATCAACCAGTTGTTGCAAATAACTAG
- a CDS encoding YisL family protein yields MSSTDAHVLTWIIGLILFALSFGLHKAGKEKGSKIVHMVLRVVYILIIGSGIGLLAKTGMDFMHTIKMLVGIWVIGMLEMVLIRTKKSENTKTLWILLVVSFALVLVIGYSI; encoded by the coding sequence ATGAGTTCAACAGATGCTCATGTACTGACATGGATTATCGGGCTAATTCTATTTGCCTTGTCATTCGGTTTACATAAAGCAGGAAAAGAAAAAGGAAGTAAAATCGTACATATGGTGTTACGGGTAGTGTATATTCTGATTATTGGTTCTGGAATTGGCCTACTTGCCAAAACAGGGATGGATTTCATGCATACAATTAAGATGCTTGTAGGCATTTGGGTTATCGGTATGCTTGAAATGGTACTTATTCGCACTAAAAAATCCGAAAATACAAAAACACTATGGATTTTATTGGTAGTTTCTTTTGCGCTTGTGTTAGTGATTGGATACAGCATTTAA
- a CDS encoding spore germination protein, translated as MPTIIGPIQIVNTGEGIVQFGDSLFISPKDNAKSTVGSGTGNNGAFVITNNAVNSSNYTDSSGVDQPISGNN; from the coding sequence ATGCCTACTATAATAGGTCCGATTCAAATTGTTAACACGGGAGAGGGAATTGTGCAATTTGGAGATTCTCTATTTATTTCTCCTAAGGACAACGCAAAATCAACAGTAGGTTCAGGTACTGGAAATAATGGTGCATTTGTAATCACTAATAATGCAGTCAATTCCAGCAATTATACAGATAGCAGCGGGGTTGATCAGCCTATTTCCGGTAATAATTAA
- a CDS encoding response regulator transcription factor has product MIRVLIAEDQAIVRNGLKMIIEQEEDIKVVAEAENGKEVLLLLEKTIVDIVLMDIRMPIMDGMEATKQIRQQFPHIKILILTTFNDEDYAIKAFQEGANGFLLKTTDNTTLVNSIKSCLSGGMSIHDQVAAKLMPKLLKKRTCLRKNGIRRLC; this is encoded by the coding sequence ATGATTCGCGTGTTAATTGCGGAGGATCAAGCAATTGTTAGAAATGGCTTAAAGATGATTATTGAACAAGAAGAAGACATCAAGGTGGTTGCTGAAGCGGAAAATGGAAAAGAAGTGTTGCTTTTATTAGAAAAAACAATCGTTGATATTGTTTTAATGGATATTCGTATGCCAATTATGGATGGAATGGAAGCAACGAAACAAATTCGTCAGCAATTTCCACATATAAAAATACTTATCCTCACTACTTTTAATGATGAGGACTACGCAATAAAAGCATTCCAAGAAGGAGCAAATGGTTTTCTGCTAAAAACGACAGATAATACTACTTTAGTAAATAGTATCAAAAGTTGTTTGTCGGGTGGCATGTCGATACATGATCAAGTTGCCGCAAAATTAATGCCAAAGCTGTTAAAAAAGAGAACATGCCTGAGAAAGAACGGGATCAGACGGTTGTGTTAA
- a CDS encoding spore germination protein GerPB, with the protein MNYFIQQSIVINTLKIGGISNSSVLQIGSAGVIKPASYLYNTGGFTESAPELSPSEPGLNIAEEETVFTPAVPLQSPRK; encoded by the coding sequence ATGAATTACTTTATTCAACAATCTATCGTAATAAATACACTTAAAATTGGAGGTATCTCTAACTCTTCCGTATTACAAATAGGAAGTGCAGGTGTTATTAAACCCGCTTCTTATTTATATAATACAGGTGGATTCACAGAATCGGCTCCTGAGCTTTCTCCAAGTGAGCCGGGACTAAACATTGCAGAAGAAGAAACAGTTTTTACGCCAGCAGTTCCCTTGCAGTCTCCTCGTAAATAG
- a CDS encoding sensor histidine kinase, whose protein sequence is MDTAFNRNELVEEISFTSFFIKEDQGEKGETMKDFSIKIVVLIFLCLGALYQAYNIDAWHFAMHLFLFSIIIGFYFLVPVFKRKSIPFLAIVVMLELILFTVGRELYSYLLLMLLYFMIVMSRYISTNLFRIVISLFLIINAATVIIISPYLALIWISFLLLISYLLIHANELEEDYRQIRNTYESLLNDYRIQKRQSYYNEHAARVEERNLIARQMHDSVGHKLTALMMQIEQFWIKEKKDQYLTLKNMTADSLEETRKAVRLLQVEEPRGIASIITLIKKLESENNIHVHFTTKQGVLQANLSNKQSAVLYRSVQEGITNAMKYGSSKAVHITLGVSPIGHLTFEIRNPYIHKHPFHYGFGLENMKKRIEERHGKLEVLQSNGEFILQGNIPVGEE, encoded by the coding sequence TTGGATACAGCATTTAATAGAAACGAGCTTGTAGAAGAGATATCTTTTACAAGCTTTTTTATAAAAGAAGATCAAGGAGAAAAGGGAGAAACAATGAAGGACTTTTCGATAAAAATAGTGGTTCTGATTTTTTTATGTTTGGGCGCTTTATATCAGGCATATAACATTGATGCTTGGCATTTTGCTATGCACTTATTTCTATTTTCAATTATTATAGGATTCTATTTTCTCGTTCCTGTATTTAAAAGAAAAAGCATACCGTTTCTTGCTATCGTTGTTATGCTTGAATTAATCCTGTTTACAGTAGGAAGAGAGTTATATAGCTATCTATTACTAATGCTTTTGTATTTTATGATAGTAATGAGTAGGTATATATCAACCAATTTATTTCGGATTGTTATTAGCTTGTTTCTTATAATAAATGCTGCAACAGTTATTATAATTTCTCCCTATTTAGCTTTGATTTGGATAAGTTTTCTCCTGTTAATCTCCTATTTACTTATACATGCAAATGAACTGGAGGAGGATTATCGTCAAATAAGAAATACATATGAATCTTTACTAAATGATTATCGTATACAGAAAAGACAATCTTACTATAATGAGCATGCAGCAAGAGTGGAGGAGAGAAATTTAATTGCCAGACAGATGCATGATTCCGTCGGTCATAAATTGACTGCTTTAATGATGCAAATCGAACAATTTTGGATTAAGGAGAAAAAGGATCAATATTTAACTTTGAAAAATATGACAGCTGACAGCTTAGAAGAAACAAGAAAAGCAGTACGTCTTTTACAAGTAGAAGAGCCAAGAGGAATTGCTTCTATTATTACGCTGATAAAAAAATTGGAAAGTGAAAACAATATTCACGTCCATTTTACAACAAAGCAGGGGGTACTCCAAGCAAACCTGAGTAATAAACAAAGTGCTGTTCTCTATCGATCCGTACAGGAAGGTATCACCAATGCAATGAAGTATGGAAGTTCGAAAGCTGTCCATATTACACTAGGTGTTTCCCCGATTGGGCATTTGACATTTGAAATCAGAAATCCTTATATTCATAAGCATCCCTTTCATTATGGTTTTGGTTTAGAAAATATGAAAAAAAGAATAGAAGAAAGACATGGGAAATTAGAGGTTCTTCAATCAAATGGAGAATTTATCCTGCAAGGAAATATTCCTGTTGGGGAGGAATGA
- a CDS encoding fumarylacetoacetate hydrolase family protein: MKFATVAIEERVLVGIVEKKGILSLNDVEEKRSGRRPYADDLVICLEQEDFLENVKGLIEWVENQNNKDNLFIPIEKAKFLAPIPRPRKNIFCVGKNYEEHAIEMGSKADIPEHVMIFTKAPTTVIGHMGDIMEHKQVTEQLDYEGELAVIIGKKGKGIEKEKALDYIFGYTILNDITARDLQKKHKQFFIGKSLDTTAPIGPWIVTKDKIPNPNELNIITKVNGEIRQQSNTKHFIFPIEEIISVLSKGMTLEPGDIIATGTPAGVGKGFNPPRFLKAGDSIEISVEGIGTLINQVVAEE; encoded by the coding sequence TTGAAATTTGCGACAGTTGCTATAGAGGAAAGAGTTTTGGTGGGGATAGTGGAGAAGAAGGGAATATTATCTTTAAATGATGTAGAGGAAAAACGTTCAGGAAGACGTCCTTATGCAGATGATCTTGTGATATGCCTAGAACAAGAAGATTTTTTAGAGAATGTGAAAGGGTTAATCGAATGGGTGGAAAATCAAAATAATAAAGATAATCTTTTTATACCAATCGAGAAGGCGAAGTTTCTAGCACCTATTCCTAGACCGCGAAAAAATATCTTTTGTGTTGGCAAAAATTATGAAGAACACGCAATAGAAATGGGAAGTAAAGCGGACATTCCTGAGCATGTGATGATTTTTACGAAAGCTCCAACAACGGTTATTGGTCATATGGGGGACATTATGGAACACAAACAAGTAACGGAGCAGCTTGATTATGAAGGGGAACTAGCTGTTATTATTGGGAAAAAAGGAAAAGGAATTGAGAAAGAGAAGGCATTGGATTACATATTTGGCTATACGATCTTAAATGATATCACCGCTAGAGATCTACAGAAGAAGCATAAGCAATTTTTCATTGGAAAAAGCTTAGACACGACGGCGCCAATTGGACCATGGATTGTAACAAAGGATAAAATTCCTAATCCGAATGAATTAAATATTATTACTAAAGTAAATGGAGAAATAAGACAACAATCTAATACAAAGCATTTTATTTTTCCGATCGAGGAAATAATAAGTGTATTATCTAAAGGGATGACATTAGAACCTGGAGATATTATTGCCACAGGAACGCCTGCTGGAGTTGGGAAAGGATTTAACCCGCCACGCTTCTTAAAGGCTGGGGATAGCATTGAAATATCAGTGGAAGGCATTGGTACATTGATAAATCAAGTGGTAGCTGAGGAATAA